The Rhizobium leguminosarum genome includes a region encoding these proteins:
- a CDS encoding helix-turn-helix domain-containing protein: MHEHSAHAERVYTSAQRDSAAASSPVVASWRRCMTMHQLAPEDERTPLRLTDQEFRRAREQSEQLIASATDELDRLFTTVGRAGCCLLLTDKNGIALERRGAAGDDKEFRELGLWTGSVWTEASIGTNGIGTALADERAVAIFRDQHFFSSNTSLSCTTAPIRDHRGRVAAALDISTCREDVNEMTLAILTQTVRDAAMRIELNLFRSAFAGARFLMVPAGANSAAALLAVDRHDLVLGATRAARIALQLDDRRIAAGIPAADALHEAGVAQQDEMVEAEKAALLRALSRAGGNVSQAAITLGISRATLHRKMKKLDLH, translated from the coding sequence ATGCACGAACACTCAGCGCATGCCGAGCGCGTCTACACGTCTGCCCAGCGCGATTCTGCGGCAGCCAGTTCTCCTGTCGTTGCCTCATGGCGGCGATGCATGACCATGCACCAGCTTGCCCCCGAGGATGAACGCACGCCGCTGCGCCTCACCGACCAGGAATTCCGCCGTGCGCGCGAGCAGTCGGAACAGCTGATTGCCAGCGCGACGGATGAGCTCGATCGTCTCTTTACCACCGTTGGCAGGGCGGGCTGCTGCCTGCTTCTGACCGACAAGAACGGCATCGCGCTGGAGCGCCGTGGGGCTGCCGGCGACGACAAGGAATTCCGTGAACTCGGCCTCTGGACCGGCTCGGTCTGGACCGAGGCCAGCATCGGCACCAACGGCATCGGCACCGCACTTGCCGACGAGCGTGCCGTCGCCATCTTCCGCGATCAGCATTTTTTCAGCTCGAATACCAGCCTGAGCTGCACGACCGCGCCGATCCGCGATCATCGTGGTCGGGTGGCAGCAGCCCTCGACATCTCCACATGCCGCGAAGACGTCAACGAGATGACGCTGGCGATCCTGACGCAGACCGTCCGCGATGCGGCAATGCGCATCGAGCTCAATCTTTTCCGCTCAGCCTTTGCTGGCGCCCGTTTCCTAATGGTCCCGGCCGGCGCCAATTCCGCCGCCGCCCTGCTTGCCGTCGACAGGCACGATCTGGTGCTCGGTGCGACGCGCGCCGCCCGCATCGCGCTGCAGCTCGACGACAGGCGCATCGCCGCAGGCATTCCCGCCGCCGATGCCCTGCACGAGGCTGGCGTCGCCCAGCAGGACGAGATGGTCGAGGCGGAAAAGGCGGCCCTGCTTCGGGCGCTGTCGCGTGCCGGCGGCAATGTCTCGCAGGCGGCGATCACCCTCGGCATCAGCCGCGCCACACTGCACAGGAAGATGAAAAAGCTCGATCTCCACTGA
- the adh gene encoding aldehyde dehydrogenase, with product MLHQKIVESPFKLKYGNYIGGEWREPVEGKYFENLTPVTGGKLCDIPRSNEKDINLALDAAHAAKEKWGRTSAAERSNILMKIAQRMEDKLELLAQAETWDNGKPIRETMAADIPLAIDHFRYFASCIRAQEGSIGEIDHDTVAYHFHEPLGVVGQIIPWNFPILMATWKLAPALAAGNCVVLKPAEQTPASILLWAELVGDLLPPGVLNIVNGFGLEAGKPLATSQRVAKIAFTGETTTGRLIMQYASQNLIPVTLELGGKSPNIFFADVMAEDDDFLDKALEGFAMFALNQGEVCTCPSRALVQESIYDRFMEKAVKRVEAIKQGNPLDTATMIGAQASSEQLEKILAYLDIGKQEGAEVLTGGSRNDLGGELANGYYVKPTIFKGHNKMRVFQEEIFGPVVSVTTFKNEKEALEIANDTLYGLGAGVWSRDANRCYRFGREIQAGRVWTNCYHAYPAHAAFGGYKQSGIGRETHKMMLDHYQQTKNMLVSYSPKALGFF from the coding sequence ATGCTTCATCAGAAAATCGTCGAGTCGCCGTTCAAGCTGAAATACGGCAACTATATCGGCGGCGAATGGCGCGAGCCGGTCGAGGGAAAATACTTCGAAAACCTGACACCCGTCACCGGCGGCAAACTATGCGACATTCCCCGCTCCAATGAAAAGGACATCAATCTCGCGCTCGACGCCGCCCATGCGGCGAAGGAAAAATGGGGCCGCACCTCCGCTGCCGAGCGCTCCAATATCCTCATGAAGATCGCCCAGCGCATGGAAGACAAGCTGGAATTGCTCGCCCAGGCCGAGACCTGGGACAACGGCAAACCGATCCGCGAAACCATGGCGGCCGACATTCCGCTGGCGATCGACCACTTCCGCTACTTCGCCTCCTGCATCCGCGCCCAGGAAGGTTCGATCGGCGAAATCGACCACGATACCGTCGCCTATCACTTCCATGAGCCGCTCGGCGTCGTCGGCCAGATCATTCCGTGGAACTTCCCGATCCTGATGGCCACCTGGAAGCTGGCGCCCGCACTTGCCGCCGGCAACTGCGTCGTGCTCAAGCCCGCCGAGCAGACACCGGCCTCGATCCTGCTCTGGGCCGAACTCGTCGGCGATCTCCTGCCACCCGGCGTGCTCAACATCGTCAACGGTTTCGGCCTCGAAGCCGGCAAGCCGCTGGCGACCAGCCAGCGCGTCGCCAAGATCGCCTTCACCGGCGAGACGACGACAGGCCGGTTGATCATGCAATATGCCAGCCAGAACCTCATTCCGGTGACGCTGGAGCTCGGCGGTAAATCGCCGAACATCTTCTTCGCCGATGTGATGGCCGAAGACGACGACTTCCTCGACAAGGCGCTCGAAGGCTTTGCGATGTTTGCCCTCAACCAGGGCGAAGTCTGCACCTGCCCGAGCCGCGCCCTCGTCCAGGAATCGATCTACGACCGCTTCATGGAAAAGGCCGTCAAACGCGTCGAGGCGATCAAGCAGGGCAACCCGCTCGATACCGCGACGATGATCGGCGCCCAGGCCTCTAGCGAGCAGCTGGAAAAGATCCTCGCCTATCTCGACATCGGCAAGCAGGAAGGCGCCGAGGTGCTGACCGGCGGCTCGCGCAACGATCTCGGCGGCGAGCTGGCAAACGGCTACTACGTCAAGCCGACGATCTTCAAGGGCCACAACAAGATGCGTGTGTTCCAGGAGGAGATCTTCGGACCGGTGGTTTCGGTCACGACCTTCAAGAACGAGAAGGAAGCGCTCGAAATCGCCAACGACACGCTCTACGGCCTCGGCGCCGGTGTCTGGAGCCGCGACGCCAATCGCTGCTACCGTTTCGGCCGCGAGATCCAGGCCGGCCGCGTCTGGACCAACTGCTACCACGCCTACCCGGCCCATGCCGCCTTCGGTGGCTACAAGCAGTCGGGCATCGGCCGTGAGACCCATAAGATGATGCTCGACCACTACCAGCAGACCAAGAACATGCTGGTGAGCTACAGCCCGAAGGCCCTTGGCTTCTTCTGA
- a CDS encoding DUF779 domain-containing protein, which produces METTVNGEPRVLATDAALDLILEIKRDHPDILFHQSGGCCDGSSPMCYPADEFMIGDSDVKLGEIGGVPVYISASQFEAWKHTQLIIDVVRGRGGMFSLDNGREKRFLTRSRLFGDGEACAVPDVKVRAI; this is translated from the coding sequence ATGGAAACCACCGTCAACGGCGAACCGCGTGTTCTCGCAACCGACGCAGCCCTCGATTTGATCTTGGAAATCAAACGGGATCATCCCGATATCCTCTTCCACCAGTCCGGCGGCTGCTGCGACGGCTCCTCGCCGATGTGTTATCCGGCTGACGAATTCATGATCGGCGACAGCGACGTCAAGCTCGGCGAGATCGGCGGCGTGCCTGTTTATATCAGCGCCAGCCAGTTTGAGGCGTGGAAGCATACGCAGCTGATCATCGACGTCGTGCGCGGCCGCGGCGGCATGTTCTCGCTCGACAATGGCCGCGAGAAGCGCTTTCTCACCCGTTCCCGCCTCTTCGGCGACGGCGAGGCTTGCGCAGTGCCTGACGTGAAGGTCAGGGCGATCTGA
- a CDS encoding DJ-1/PfpI family protein produces the protein MPASKILMITGDFTEDYETMVPFQALLACGYTVDAVCPGKKAGDTVATAIHDFEGDQTYSEKRGHNFALNATFDSVRAEDYDALVIPGGRAPEYLRLNADVIKSVRHFFDAGKPVAAICHGAQLLAAAGVLKGRTCSAYPACRPEVELAGGIYADISISDAVSDGNLVTAPAWPAHPSWLRQFMAVLDAAALLETNAA, from the coding sequence ATGCCAGCCTCAAAGATCCTGATGATCACCGGTGATTTCACCGAAGATTACGAAACGATGGTGCCGTTCCAGGCGCTGCTCGCCTGCGGCTACACGGTCGACGCCGTCTGCCCCGGCAAGAAGGCCGGCGACACCGTCGCCACCGCCATCCACGATTTCGAGGGCGACCAGACCTATTCCGAAAAACGCGGCCATAATTTCGCGCTGAACGCCACCTTCGACAGCGTGCGGGCCGAAGATTACGATGCCCTCGTCATTCCCGGCGGCCGTGCGCCCGAATATCTGCGCCTCAACGCCGATGTCATCAAATCCGTCCGGCACTTCTTCGACGCCGGAAAACCGGTTGCCGCCATCTGCCACGGCGCCCAGCTGCTTGCCGCTGCCGGTGTGCTGAAGGGCCGAACCTGCTCGGCCTATCCCGCCTGTCGGCCGGAAGTCGAACTTGCCGGCGGCATTTATGCCGACATATCAATCAGCGATGCAGTCTCGGACGGCAATCTGGTCACGGCGCCCGCCTGGCCGGCGCATCCGTCGTGGCTGCGCCAGTTCATGGCCGTGCTCGATGCCGCGGCACTGCTCGAAACCAACGCCGCCTGA
- a CDS encoding ribbon-helix-helix domain-containing protein: protein MCELFIKADARLWESATRSLRIDGMVTSVRLENFFWAKLEEIARRDGMNVVQLITRLHHESIDAGHDLGNFTSFLRVCCARYLDLQLTGDIPADVSRPISGLDAPVILDRERAKYH from the coding sequence ATGTGTGAACTCTTCATCAAGGCGGATGCGCGGCTTTGGGAAAGCGCCACCCGGTCGCTGCGCATCGACGGCATGGTCACCAGCGTCAGGTTGGAGAACTTCTTTTGGGCGAAGCTTGAGGAGATCGCCCGGCGCGACGGCATGAATGTCGTCCAGCTGATCACCCGGCTGCATCATGAATCGATCGATGCCGGCCACGATCTCGGCAACTTCACGTCCTTCCTGCGGGTCTGCTGTGCCCGCTATCTCGACCTGCAGCTCACCGGCGACATCCCGGCCGATGTCAGCCGTCCGATCTCAGGCCTCGACGCGCCTGTCATCCTCGACCGCGAACGGGCGAAATATCACTGA
- a CDS encoding SDR family NAD(P)-dependent oxidoreductase yields the protein MNDQKVVIVTGAGGNLGSAVVRELASAGAKLVCMNRSSSELEALAGNLPASTEFLSIAGTDLTDYASCAAAVARAVKRFGGVSALVNTVGGFQMGPVGPEAPAQWETMMTANARTALTISAAVLPTMKAAGYGRIVHVAAAPGLKAGAKQAAYAASKAAVIRLTEAIAAECRDDRITANCILPGTIDTPENRAAMPDAKTDGWVSPQSIARLIAFLISPAAAVVTGAAIPATGRE from the coding sequence ATGAACGACCAGAAAGTCGTGATCGTCACGGGAGCCGGCGGCAACCTCGGCAGCGCCGTTGTCCGCGAGCTTGCCAGCGCCGGCGCAAAACTCGTCTGCATGAACCGTTCGAGCAGTGAGCTGGAAGCCTTGGCCGGCAATCTTCCTGCCTCTACCGAGTTTCTGTCGATCGCGGGAACGGACCTCACCGATTATGCTTCCTGCGCTGCCGCTGTCGCCCGGGCCGTCAAGCGCTTTGGCGGCGTCAGCGCGTTGGTCAATACCGTCGGCGGTTTCCAGATGGGGCCGGTCGGGCCGGAGGCGCCCGCGCAGTGGGAGACGATGATGACCGCAAACGCCCGCACTGCCCTGACAATCAGTGCCGCGGTTCTCCCGACGATGAAGGCGGCCGGCTACGGCCGCATCGTTCATGTCGCTGCTGCGCCCGGCCTGAAGGCTGGCGCCAAGCAGGCCGCTTACGCCGCCTCCAAAGCCGCCGTCATCCGGCTGACCGAGGCGATCGCTGCCGAATGCCGCGACGACCGCATCACCGCCAACTGCATCCTGCCCGGGACGATCGACACGCCTGAGAACCGCGCGGCTATGCCCGATGCGAAGACGGACGGCTGGGTATCGCCGCAATCGATCGCCCGCCTCATCGCCTTCCTGATTTCGCCGGCCGCAGCCGTCGTCACCGGCGCGGCGATCCCGGCAACCGGCCGCGAATGA